The following are from one region of the Heliangelus exortis chromosome 2, bHelExo1.hap1, whole genome shotgun sequence genome:
- the LOC139792629 gene encoding glyoxylate/hydroxypyruvate reductase B-like gives MEEQELPYVLIDSVGGKHGVYEEHAEFLEKHFHLITMKEYLENKNFLSKKIRAIYIWYHKPVINEELLQSLPNLKIVASSGAGIDHLDLNLLSSYGIKVSSTPSVVSTDTADMGMALMLASSRRLVEGYQMAVSPETEFFPANWLGAEVSNTTLGIVGMGTIGYKVAQRARAFEMKILYHNRNPRNKEEERAVEAIYCKKIDDLLQQSDFVLLSVNLTPQTHKLIGKRELELMKPTATLINISRGLVVDQDALVEALQNKVIKAAALDVTYPEPLPRDHPLLKMKNVIITPHIGSATKKTRRLMMENMIESIQAGLAGLPIPNEVSQ, from the exons ATGGAGGAGCAGGAACTGCCTTATGTGCTAATTGACTCTGTAGGAGGGAAGCATGGAGTATATGAAGAGCATGCTGAATTTCTGGAGAAACATTTTCATCTCATCACCATGAAAGAATATCTTGAAAACAAGAATTTTCTCAGCAAGAAGATCAGAGCTATTTATATATGGTATCACAAACCAGTTATTAACGAGGAGCTGCTCCAGAGTTTGCCTAACTTGAAGATAGTTGCAAGCTCTGGAGCAGGCATAGATCACTTGGACCTGAACCTCCTCTCCAGCTATGGTATAAAAGTGTCCAGCACTCCATCTGTTGTTTCCACTGACACTGCAGACATGGGGATGGCTTTGATGCTGGCATCTTCCAGGAGGCTTGTGGAAG GCTATCAGATGGCTGTCTCCCCTGAGACGGAGTTTTTCCCTGCTAACTGGCTGGGGGCTGAGGTTTCTAATACCACCCTGGGGATCGTGGGAATGGGCACCATTGGCTACAAAGTAGCTCAGAGAGCCAGAGCCTTTGAGATGAAGATTCTGTACCACAACAGGAATCCGAG aaacaaggaagaagaaagagctgTTGAAGCTATTTACTGTAAGAAGATAGATGATTTGCTCCAGCAGTCGGATTTTGTGTTGCTATCTGTGAACCTGACTCCACAGACACACAAACTGATTGGGAAGAGGGAGCTGGAACTGATGAAACCCACAGCTACTCTCATTAATATCAGCAGAG GTCTGGTTGTGGATCAGGATGCTTTGGTGGAAGCCCTTCAAAACAAAGTTATTAAGGCAGCTGCTCTGGACGTGACATATCCTGAACCTTTGCCAAG agatCACCCTTTGCTAAAGATGAAGAACGTTATAATAACTCCTCACATTGGAAGTGCTACCAAAAAGACACGCCGCCTAATGATGGAAAACATGATAGAAAGCATACAAGCAGGCCTTGCGGGTCTTCCTATCCCTAATGAAGTATCACAGTAA